From Lolium perenne isolate Kyuss_39 chromosome 5, Kyuss_2.0, whole genome shotgun sequence, a single genomic window includes:
- the LOC139831799 gene encoding uncharacterized protein, translating into MIEMLPQAPDAGPHASGLPQPGQTQRHCSALPQEVGLQHRGGGGGAGGSVRWLSPPAAHKPGDDDDDEDVDDLSPSEGEWDDLGAQDAARKDDAPLGAQPPAPAPAPAPQAPSDAAGGSSAPCQDAPGEGALVRSPTGLDSLDQYGSNLPRKGAWPVSLATLERRATPVLMEVDVPADSAPLVSSVLLETDSDSEGSPSKNMDSEADADDDDEQLEDVDDSERVPLDRPVAGGVPRRRRTRTVAAGPARKSARLRGPAAAATVLQRAQERTASKNLEGNPKPPSSLPTLAQFSALPALSDAHLEVVAHDSGLAFTLESGTTTETLSLIRAKEEAQAALAHAAFCRDRALAEAAEVPPAGPLVVGPATAQSSEGEESGQYLGGIPSRTETVAGSLMRASIWNLRGFGAPGRKSQIRELLTREQLDFAGFQETIKAQFTTADLLGIDPRGRFAWCDVPARGRSGGMLLGVNEDSFEVLGWTKGTFFIRADVRQLDNNVKWAFFVVYGPADHRRTQEFLGELTLAVEACDLPLVVGGDFNLIRGAEDKNNCHIDWPRVHRFNDCIANLALREVRRGGARYTWTNKQLNPVRCVLDRVFISPDWEILFPLCSLVAETIIGSDHAPLILSSGEDLKKRSPRFFFEQAWLERPDFVELVSDKWRSLEGAVGAPLDPIDAWQQISAGIRQFLRGWGANLGKEGRDLKDSLLAQIQRLDALADTSGLDDEGWALRYHLEGELTHLARTQEEYWRQRSRLNWLLKGDANTAFFHAMANGRRRKCTISRLVSEGGVISDPHALQDHIYTFYRNLIGAVGETRVFSLANTLWDQPGRVSEEENDGLMLSFTGEELDKVLASMRVETAPGPDGWPVIFFKKFWALTKPHILAILNGFALGRVDIARLNFGVLSLIPKVQGADDIRQFRPIALINVIFKFVAKAYAIRVSPIAHRIISRAQSAFIKGRHILEGIVSLQEIIHETKSRKLRGVFLKLDFEKAFDRVNWQFLREVLHRKGFDPGWVHRAMSLVSGGQTAITVNGEVGNYFRNGRGVRQGDPLSPLLFDFAVEALAAILQAASRAGHIAGLVPHLVEGGITHLQYADDTIIMLQPDALGLANLKFLLLCFENMSGLRINFHKSEVMVLGSTDLEQEAIANLLNCKKGSFPFTYLGLPISDRAIKASDWGPLTTRVGRRADPWMGKFMSSAARLTLINACLSNLPLHAMGVYLLGEGVHAAFRKHRARFFWEANGPRRKYHWVRWEALCKPKSLGGLGIIDTRLMNICLMTKWIWKLYAGEQGLWAEILRNKYLRSRDLLVDSHHSGSQFWNAIQKIKSVFRLGARHKVRSGSSTLFWSDWWQGSGPLCSRFPALFSIAADPQITVSRCFGTLGGIPTFRQSLGPPARIELALLLSETAGTQLSDGPDIISWALEPSGKFSVKSLYRRLCQGTPRKHFSDIWKIAVPMKIRIFIWQLLRNRLPSNDNIRRRRGPSSGRCALCSEVEDTAHIFFLCPLARFMWSAVRELLGCSWNPTCFAELYRLLDGLVWKPVARRQDREALELAIGRLRSLHANFRDRPA; encoded by the exons ATGATCGAGATGCTCCCTCAAGCGCCCGATGCCGGTCCGCATGCTTCTGGCCTGCCGCAACCCGGCCAAACTCAAAGGCACTGTTCAGCTCTTCCACAAGAAGTGGGGCTACAACATCGGGGTGGCGGTGGAGGCGCCGGCGGGTCCGTCCGGTGGCTCTCCCCCCCGGCTGCTCATAAGCCGggagacgacgacgatgatgaggatGTGGACGACCTCAGCCCGTCCGAGGGCGAGTGGGACGACCTTGGCGCGCAGGATGCCGCGCGGAAGGATGACGCGCCGCTGGGGGCCCAGCCACCTGCCCCGGCCCCGGCCCCTGCCCCGCAGGCGCCGTCGGACGCTGCCGGCGGGAGCTCTGCTCCTTGCCAGGACGCCCCCGGGGAGGGGGCTCTCGTCCGCTCGCCGACCGGGCTGGACTCCCTGGACCAGTACGGGTCCAACCTCCCTCGGAAGGGGGCCTGGCCGGTCTCCCTGGCCACCTTGGAGCGGCGGGCCACCCCCGTCCTCATGGAGGTCGACGTGCCAGCGGACTCTGCTCCGCTGGTTTCGTCGGTGCTGCTGGAGACGGACTCCGACTCGGAGGGCTCCCCGTCCAAGAACATGGACTCGGAGGCGGAcgcggatgacgacgacgagcagctggaggacGTCGACGACTCGGAGCGTGTCCCTCTCGACCGGCCTGTCGCCGGCGGTGTCCCACGCCGCCGTCGCACCAGGACTGTCGCCGCTGGCCCCGCTCGCAAGAGCGCCCGCCTGCGAGGTCCGGCCGCGGCCGCGACGGTGTTGCAGCGCGCCCAGGAGAGGACGGCGTCGAAGAACCTTGAAGGTAATCCCAAACCCCCCTCCTCCCTCCCTACTCTAGCGCAGTTCTCAGCTCTCCCTGCTCTGTCGGACGCCCACCTTGAGGTGGTGGCTCATGACTCAGGACTTGCGTTCACGCTGGAATCCGGGACGACTACGGAGACCCTCTCGCTCATTCGAGCTAAAGAGGAGGCACAAGCCGCGTTGGCCCACGCTGCTTTCTGCAGAGACCGGGCCTTGGCCGAGGCGGCTGAGGTCCCGCCTGCTGGGCCCTTGGTTGTTGGACCTGCCACGGCTCAGTCGTCAGAAGGG GAGGAGAGCGGCCAGTACCTTGGTGGCATCCCGTCGCGGACGGAGACCGTCGCAGGTTCCTTGATGCGGGCCAGCATCTGGAACCTTCGTGGCTTTGGCGCTCCTGGGCGGAAATCCCAGATCCGTGAGCTGCTGACTCGCGAGCAGCTTGATTTTGCGGGCTTCCAGGAGACGATCAAAGCTCAGTTCACCACCGCGGATCTTCTGGGCATTGATCCGCGAGGCCGTTTCGCTTGGTGCGATGTTCCAGCTAGGGGACGCTCAGGAGGGATGCTCCTCGGCGTTAATGAAGACTCTTTCGAGGTCCTAGGGTGGACTAAGGGGACATTCTTCATTCGGGCCGACGTGCGTCAGCTGGACAACAATGTCAAGTGGGCCTTCTTTGTCGTTTATGGCCCAGCTGACCACCGTCGCACTCAGGAGTTCTTGGGGGAGCTCACTCTTGCGGTCGAAGCTTGCGACCTTCCCCTCGTGGTGGGCGGCGACTTCAACCTCATCCGCGGGGCGGAGGACAAGAACAACTGCCACATTGACTGGCCTAGGGTGCATCGTTTCAACGACTGCATTGCCAATCTTGCCCTGAGAGAAGTCCGCAGGGGCGGCGCTCGATACACCTGGACTAACAAGCAGCTGAACCCCGTCAGATGCGTCCTTGATAGAGTTTTCATTTCCCCGGACTGGGAAATACTCTTCCCCCTCTGCTCCTTAGTGGCGGAGACCATTATCGGTTCTGATCATGCCCCGCTGATCTTGAGCTCTGGGGAGGATCTCAAGAAGCGCAGCCCTCGCTTCTTCTTCGAGCAGGCCTGGCTCGAGAGACCGGACTTTGTGGAGCTGGTTTCTGACAAGTGGCGCTCCTTGGAGGGGGCCGTGGGCGCCCCGCTCGACCCTATTGATGCCTGGCAGCAGATCTCCGCGGGGATTCGCCAGTTCCTGAGAGGCTGGGGAGCCAACCTCGGGAAAGAGGGACGCGACCTCAAGGATTCCCTCCTTGCCCAGATCCAGCGCTTAGACGCTCTGGCGGACACCTCGGGCCTCGACGACGAAGGCTGGGCCCTGCGCTATCACCTTGAGGGCGAGCTCACCCACCTTGCCCGGACCCAGGAGGAATACTGGAGACAGAGGAGCCGCCTGAATTGGCTGCTCAAGGGTGACGCCAACACGGCCTTCTTCCACGCGATGGCCAATGGCCGGAGGAGGAAATGCACGATCTCGAGACTCGTCTCTGAGGGAGGAGTCATCTCGGACCCTCATGCCCTCCAGGACCATATCTACACCTTCTACCGCAACCTGATCGGTGCGGTAGGGGAGACCCGTGTTTTCTCCCTTGCCAATACCCTTTGGGACCAGCCGGGGCGGGTCTCAGAGGAGGAGAATGACGGGCTTATGCTGTCCTTCACCGGGGAGGAGCTGGACAAGGTGCTTGCTAGCATGCGAGTTGAGACGGCCCCTGGGCCTGATGGGTGGCCGGTAATCTTCTTCAAGAAGTTCTGGGCCCTCACCAAACCCCACATCCTCGCCATTCTGAATGGCTTCGCCTTGGGGCGCGTTGACATTGCGAGGCTAAACTTTGGAGTCCTCTCGCTGATTCCTAAAGTCCAGGGTGCTGACGACATTCGGCAGTTTCGGCCCATTGCTCTCATTAATGTGATCTTTAAATTTGTTGCCAAAGCCTACGCGATTCGTGTTTCCCCTATTGCTCACCGCATCATCAGTCGCGCGCAATCCGCCTTTATTAAGGGCCGACACATCCTTGAAGGGATAGTTTCCCTTCAGGAGATCATCCATGAGACCAAGTCTAGGAAACTTAGGGGAGTTTTCCTTAAGCTCGATTTCGAGAAGGCGTTTGACCGCGTCAACTGGCAATTCCTTCGTGAAGTCCTTCATAGGAAAGGCTTTGACCCGGGCTGGGTTCATCGCGCCATGAGTCTGGTCTCGGGGGGCCAGACGGCGATCACGGTCAACGGGGAAGTTGGGAACTACTTCCgcaatggccgcggcgtccgccaGGGGGAtcctctctcccctctcctctTTGACTTTGCGGTTGAGGCCCTTGCTGCCATCCTCCAGGCAGCTTCGAGGGCTGGGCACATTGCAGGGTTGGTCCCGCACCTTGTGGAGGGCGGTATCACCCATCTGCAATACGCGGATGATACGATCATCATGCTCCAACCAGATGCGCTTGGCCTTGCGAACCTCAAGTTCCTCCTTCTCTGTTTTGAGAACATGTCCGGCCTTCGCATTAACTTCCACAAGAGTGAGGTCATGGTGTTGGGGTCCACTGACCTCGAGCAAGAAGCTATTGCCAACTTGCTCAACTGCAAGAAGGGCTCCTTCCCCTTCACCTACCTGGGGCTCCCCATTTCCGACCGCGCCATTAAGGCTTCGGACTGGGGTCCTCTTACCACTAGGGTGGGTCGGAGAGCGGACCCATGGATGGGGAAATTCATGTCCTCCGCGGCACGCTTGACCCTCATCAACGCCTGCCTCTCCAATCTCCCTCTTCACGCAATGGGGGTGTACCTCCTGGGCGAGGGCGTCCACGCTGCGTTCAGGAAACACCGGGCTAGATTCTTCTGGGAAGCCAACGGCCCGAGGCGCAAATACCACTGGGTCAGATGGGAAGCGCTCTGCAAACCAAAGTCCTTGGGGGGACTAGGTATCATCGACACCAGGCTCATGAACATTTGTCTCATGACCAAATGGATTTGGAAGCTCTATGCTGGGGAGCAAGGGCTGTGGGCTGAGATCCTCAGAAACAAATATCTCAGGTCCAGGGACCTCCTGGTGGATTCCCACCATTCGGGCTCCCAATTCTGGAACGCCATCCAAAAGATTAAGTCTGTGTTTCGCCTGGGAGCGCGACACAAGGTGCGTAGTGGATCCTCCACCCTTTTCTGGAGTGACTGGTGGCAAGGGTCGGGACCCTTATGCTCCCGGTTCCCCGCACTCTTCTCTATCGCCGCGGACCCGCAGATCACGGTCTCCAGATGCTTCGGTACGTTGGGTGGGATCCCAACCTTTCGCCAAAGCCTGGGACCTCCGGCCCGCATTGAGCTCGCGCTCCTTCTGTCGGAGACTGCTGGGACGCAGCTCTCTGATGGCCCGGACATCATCTCCTGGGCCCTTGAACCCTCTGGCAAATTCTCTGTCAAGTCCTTATATAGGAGGCTCTGTCAGGGGACGCCGCGTAAGCACTTTAGTGACATCTGGAAGATCGCGGTGCCCATGAAAATCCGCATCTTCATCTGGCAACTTCTCCGGAACCGCCTTCCCTCGAATGATAATATCCGCCGTAGAAGGGGCCCATCGTCGGGGCGATGCGCCCTTTGTTCGGAAGTGGAAGACACCGCCCACATTTTCTTCCTCTGCCCGCTGGCAAGATTCATGTGGAGCGCAGTTCGGGAACTGCTCGGGTGCTCCTGGAACCCTACTTGCTTCGCGGAGCTGTATAGGCTCCTGGATGGACTC GTGTGGAAGCCAGTGGCTAGGCGGCAGGACCGCGAGGCGTTGGAGTTGGCGATCGGGAGGCTTCGCTCACTCCACGCCAACTTTCGGGACCGTCCGGCGTGA